DNA sequence from the Gopherus evgoodei ecotype Sinaloan lineage unplaced genomic scaffold, rGopEvg1_v1.p scaffold_31_arrow_ctg1, whole genome shotgun sequence genome:
GGCAGTGACCAAGACACAGGATGGCTTGGTGTTCtcctgttacagatggggaaactgaggcacagaggtggacATGCTGCATCCGAAGTGCACAGAGGGTATGTGGAAGAACAAGGATtcgaacccaggactcctgagtcccagccattAATCACTAGGCACCATTCCCTGCCACCTGGGACAGCCATGAAGACTTTCCTCGTCCCTTGGCTGCACTTTCCCATTCTGTTTATAGGAAAAGGTAACTGGGAATGTCACTCATGGCATCGTACTGGGATAATGGCAAATCCTTGTGCATCACAGCCGGAgtgagctcctcccccagccggcattcccacccccttccccacagggccccccacagggccaggctggggctggaggagttGGGAACTCCCGCAAGGCTGACAGTCCCACCCAGCTGcccacagcaccctctgctgggagaGGCGAGGCTCTCACACCCTAAATCTCACTAACCcctgtgttttttcccccctgcagTGCAGTCAGCACCAGACGTGGTAGCTCATTTCGGGGGGGACGTCACCCTGAGCTGCCTCTTCCCGTCCCAGCCCGAGATGAACCTCCAGCGTCTGACCCTCACCTGGCAGAAGGAGCGGGCGGGGGCAGAGGCCCTGGTGGTTCATAGTTATTATTACGGGAAGGAGCAGCTGGAGAAACAGGATGAGGCTTATAGGAGCCGGACCCAGCTGGATCCAGAGAGGCTGGCTCGGGGCGATGCGTCCCTGACACTGAGGGATGTCCGCACCCAGGACGAGGGTGTCTACCTCTGCCACATCACCTCGGAGCTGGGCAAGACGTCTGAAcgcagggagctgagagtggcaggtgagtgctggggctgctgcatcccAGGATGGGCCTGGCTAATACACAGTGGCTCCTTGGACCTGGTAGTGACTGCAGCCTGCGTGGCTCTGTGTCCCCACCCCAGTCGCTGCAGCCTGGGTGGCTCCGTGTCCCTGCCCTAGTCGCTGCCACCTGTGTGGCTCCGTGTCCCTGCCCCAGTCGCTGCAGCCTGGGTGGCTCCATGTCCCTGCCCCAGTCGCTGCAGCCTGGGTGGCTCCGTGTCCCTGCCCCAGTCGCTGCCACCTGTGTGGCTCCCTTtttccctctagtggctgcaggCTGCATGATTCTGTGTCCCTCTTTAGTGGTTATGGGCTACATGGCGCTTTATTAGCCTCCTCGCTGTCGGAATTCCCTCCAAGGCCTCTTTGCACCCAGCTTCCTGAGAACGCAGTTCCACGCCACACTTCGTTGCTCAGGTGTTTTTAGCTGGCTCACAGCAACCCTACGCCGAGCTGATCTGCTTCAAATGCAGGGGGGTGGGCATGGGTCCATCAcagctccagagtcccacagAAACTCATTCTCGTTATGCACATTTACACATCACATCACATTTACTCTACACAGCATCTGACATTTTACGATTGGCTGGTTACTTAGCAGGAACCAGTCCCTGAGCCACACGCTCTGTCCCCGTTTCGACTTCCTCTTTCCCTCATCTCTCTATTCCTAACGTATCCTGTCCCTTGTTAGCTGGCTCACAGTAAATAGGtgctgaagtgttctccctctTCTCTTAGCTGGCTCAGACATTCTGTCTTTTCAGCCTGCTGACCTCTTGACTCATCTTCTGTAGCACAAATGTCGTGCTTCCAGCCTGATGAGTCATTTGCCCCCCAATCCTATCTTCCAGAGGAGGAGGCCTTACGTCAGGTCAGGTCTCAGCTACACTCACACTGTTGTGTTACTGTGGCTGGTTCTTTAGCTCAGGCAGCTGCCGCTCAGGGGGTTAGACGTTGGTTAGGTCATTGGTTCAAGCCCCAGAGACAACCTGACGTTGTTCTCTTTAAAATGTCTTCCTTGGTGCTAACCTGTTATTTCCTGCAGCTGACTCTATCGCAGGGGTTCTCacacttcattgcaccgcgacccccttctgacaacaaaaattgccaCATGACCCAAGGAGCGGGGACCCAATCCTGAGCCCGCTCGAGCCCCACTGCTCCCAGTGTGGGGGTCAAaaccgaagcccaagggcttcagccccaggtaagaggcctgtaacctgatccacagccccagggcttcagctttggccccaggccccagcaagtttaagccagccctggcgacctcATTAAAACAGAGTCACAACACACGTTGGGGTCCcgacccgcagtttgagaactgctgcagtgTTGGTTCATCCCACGTGCTGGGAGGGTGAATCCTGGAGCTGGAGCCCTCAGAGCCTGGCTGGAATCTCTCTGCGCTGAGGCTGCCCTGTATGTCCCAGCTGTGAATTGCTGAGAGCTCCTTCGGTGACCCCAGTGTGAGCCCTGCTCCAGAGCAGACTCAATCCAGATTCACAACTCAGGGCAGGACCCAGCCCGTGAGGCCCaattctgagccccctccctaaATCTGCTCCCATGTTTCTTCCCTCCAGCCCCATTCAGCGAGCCCCAGCTGACCTTCAGCCTCTCCAGTGCCGGGGTCACGCTGACCGTCCACACAGGGGGCGGTTACCCCGTGGCCACGGTGCGGTGGCTGGACGAGGCGGGCAGGGATGTCACAGCAGAAGGTGCCACAGAGCAGCAGGTGGATGAACAGGGGCTTTACCACGTCACCAGCTGGGTCACGGTGCCGTCTGCGACCCACAGCACCAGGCTGACCTTCATATTAACCCCTCGTGTGCTGGGGACACCAATCACCCGGCCACTGAGCCTGCAGCTGAGCCCaggtgaggcagggaggggagatctGGATTTCAGCCCCCAGGGGCAGCTCAGCCCTGGGAACCCTGAAAAAGAGTGGGTGCAGGAAGtccaatgggggtgggggagccccaTCTATTCCCCCCCCAGTCTATTCCCCCCAATGATAAATCCACCCTGCTGATGCGATTGGGCTCCCGTCCCTTTCTCTGAGCATTCGCCCCAGCTGTCGTCAGGGCATGACCCCTGCACTCAATCACagctccatcctctctctctgttgtaggactcctgggtcccccagcctcctgccttggGGTCCGCCTGGCTGTCATCTGTGCCGCCTGCCTCTTCATTGTCCTGCTGGCTGTTGCGTTTCTCTACCATCTCCGCCAGGCCCCGGCTGGATCCTGCTCCTGGAGGAagattgaggaggaggaggagcagaaagAGATCTCCTGCCcaatcccagccagccccactggcCACGAGCAGCCAGCCGGGGACAAGTCCTAGGGAttggctggggcagagctggaacCACCATGGGCAAGATCTAGCATCACCCAGGCTCCATCATCTCCTGGCAACCGAGCCCCAGGGGAGCAAGGAcaaccccactgccccagctctaCCATCCAGCCATGCCCCTCCGCCTGGTGCCCTTGGCCAAGATCTGGGAGACCCACATCATCCTCTAGTGGCATCACCGCAGAGTCTCCGGCCTTCACCCTCCACCCTAAGAATCACACTCCATCCATGGCCTTTGTTTTCCATCCAGGGCTCCCGATGTGATCGGCAGAACTGCTGGACTAGCCAGCCCGCGGGTTGGCGCAAAGGGGCCAGGGTTCTGCATGTCAGCCCAGCGGCAGGTCCCTGGCTGCCCAATGCTTGTGCCTTCAGCTGTGATCTCTCCTCTGCTTGCCTTGGTCCTGTCCAGCTTCCGCCCTGCTCTCGTGCCCGGCTTCTGATCCCTGTCTCCAGTTATTGGCTTGGCTTTGGCTTTTAATGTTGGTGGATTCCTAGTTGCAGCTTTGGCCTATGGCTCTGGCTTGGACCTGGCTCTAACCACTAAGTCAGATGGCCCATGTTTTGCCCCTGACACTGGGTGTTACTCTCCAGGCTAGCTGCAGCTGGCACCGGTGCACTCTCTTCTCCAGCTGTTCCTCTttggccccctcccctgcacataCTGTGCCTTCTTCATCAGCTGTCCTACTCCGTGCTGCATTCTCATCCTGGGATGGGATCAGCCCGCTGTCCTCTTGTCTGCATCATGTGCAGTTCTTATACCGCCCTTATCGCTGCATAGCTGAGCACCTGCCAAGTCGGGCATTAAGCACCACGATTGTGCATCTGTCAGGTGCTGtttgttctctcagcctctccccagaCGGAGAAGTGAGTGCACTGGAGGCTCTTGTTTTGGTTGGATGTCCTTTTTGGTTACTAGAAATAGACCTGTTGCTATATGTTTATGTTGGAGAAGGCAGGCCCAAGAGCCTTTGGAGC
Encoded proteins:
- the LOC115640585 gene encoding CD276 antigen-like; amino-acid sequence: MLHPKCTEVQSAPDVVAHFGGDVTLSCLFPSQPEMNLQRLTLTWQKERAGAEALVVHSYYYGKEQLEKQDEAYRSRTQLDPERLARGDASLTLRDVRTQDEGVYLCHITSELGKTSERRELRVAAPFSEPQLTFSLSSAGVTLTVHTGGGYPVATVRWLDEAGRDVTAEGATEQQVDEQGLYHVTSWVTVPSATHSTRLTFILTPRVLGTPITRPLSLQLSPGLLGPPASCLGVRLAVICAACLFIVLLAVAFLYHLRQAPAGSCSWRKIEEEEEQKEISCPIPASPTGHEQPAGDKS